The Lewinellaceae bacterium genome has a segment encoding these proteins:
- a CDS encoding DUF4783 domain-containing protein, producing MMRISKATWIIALATGVLILLTAWATMLTEKREERSVHFDTGIISAIQSGDAEQLSKYFTDGINFYCPETGKSNNKAEAREALITFFTQHKIRSFTRKRIIPGRMQGSSYIKGTLVTTGKNYGFYGTIFNNKIEQLDITVMTD from the coding sequence ATGATGAGAATTTCAAAAGCTACATGGATTATTGCTTTGGCCACTGGTGTTCTGATCTTACTCACAGCCTGGGCAACGATGTTAACGGAGAAACGGGAGGAAAGATCAGTTCATTTTGACACCGGGATAATTTCAGCTATACAATCAGGAGATGCGGAGCAACTCAGTAAGTATTTCACCGATGGCATTAATTTTTATTGCCCTGAAACCGGGAAATCCAACAATAAGGCAGAAGCCAGGGAGGCCCTCATTACTTTTTTTACCCAACACAAGATTAGGAGTTTTACCCGAAAAAGGATTATCCCCGGGAGGATGCAAGGATCTTCGTATATCAAAGGTACTCTGGTAACCACGGGAAAAAACTATGGATTTTACGGTACCATTTTTAATAACAAGATCGAACAACTAGACATTACTGTCATGACTGACTGA
- the rpsK gene encoding 30S ribosomal protein S11 → MAKGRVKKAKKRNVKVEPEGFAYIKASFNNIIVTLTNKKGQVISWASAGKAGFRGSKKNTPYAAQVAAADAATTAHDAGLRMVQVYVKGPGSGREAAIRAIDVAGIKVSKILDVTPVPHNGCRPPKRRRV, encoded by the coding sequence ATGGCAAAGGGAAGAGTAAAAAAGGCTAAAAAGAGAAATGTAAAGGTTGAACCGGAAGGTTTTGCTTATATCAAAGCAAGTTTCAACAACATTATTGTTACATTGACCAATAAAAAAGGTCAGGTAATATCCTGGGCTTCTGCCGGGAAAGCGGGATTCCGTGGGTCAAAGAAAAATACACCTTATGCAGCTCAAGTGGCTGCAGCGGATGCAGCAACAACGGCTCATGATGCCGGATTGCGTATGGTCCAGGTTTATGTAAAAGGACCAGGTTCCGGTCGTGAAGCAGCGATCCGTGCGATCGATGTGGCCGGTATTAAGGTTTCTAAGATCCTTGACGTAACACCGGTTCCTCATAATGGTTGTCGTCCTCCGAAACGCAGAAGGGTATAA
- the rpsD gene encoding 30S ribosomal protein S4, giving the protein MARYTGPKAKKARALGEAIFGFDRAFEKKKYPPGQHGNGRKRRKQKSDYGLQLLEKQKAKYAYGLLERQFRNLFEKASRKSGVTGTVLLQLLESRLDNTVFRLGMASTRRAARQLVTHKHVTVNGIVTNIPSSLLKPGDVVSIRGKSQGLEVIRDAVGAKKEVRNFPWLEFNSDKMQGIFLEFPEREQIPEKINEQLIVELYSK; this is encoded by the coding sequence ATGGCAAGATATACAGGGCCGAAGGCAAAAAAAGCAAGAGCACTTGGAGAAGCAATATTTGGCTTCGACAGAGCATTTGAAAAGAAAAAATATCCTCCGGGACAACACGGTAACGGAAGGAAAAGAAGAAAGCAGAAGTCTGACTATGGCCTCCAGTTACTCGAGAAACAAAAAGCGAAGTATGCTTATGGTTTGTTGGAGCGTCAGTTTAGAAATTTGTTTGAAAAAGCAAGCCGTAAAAGTGGGGTAACAGGTACTGTGCTGCTGCAATTACTTGAATCTCGCCTTGATAATACCGTTTTCCGTCTGGGTATGGCATCTACTCGTAGAGCAGCAAGACAATTGGTGACACACAAACACGTTACCGTCAATGGTATTGTGACCAATATTCCTTCTTCTTTACTGAAACCTGGTGATGTCGTTTCTATCCGTGGAAAATCACAGGGCCTTGAGGTGATCAGGGATGCAGTAGGAGCCAAAAAAGAAGTACGTAACTTCCCTTGGCTGGAATTCAACTCAGATAAAATGCAGGGTATCTTCCTTGAATTTCCTGAAAGAGAACAAATACCAGAAAAAATCAACGAACAGCTGATCGTTGAATTATATTCTAAATAA
- a CDS encoding formate--tetrahydrofolate ligase, whose translation MGKNIVPSDIDIAQQAKMQHIRDVASKLNIDEDDLELYGKYKAKLPLSLIDEAKIAKSNLVLVTAITPTPAGEGKTTVSIGLSEGMNKIGKQTTVVLREPSLGPVFGIKGGAAGGGYSQVVPMEDINLHFTGDFSAVEKANNLLAALIDNNIQGTTNNLGIDPRTIAWKRVMDMNDRSLRDIVIGLGGTGNGIPRQDGFNITPASEVMAILCMARNFPDLKEKLGNIFVGFTFDKKPVYARDLKAENAMAILLKDAVKPNLVQTLEGNPAIIHGGPFANIAQGTNTIIATKTGMSLSEYVVTEAGFGADLGAEKFLDIKCVYGGLKPKAVVLVATIRALRHHGGSPKEEYNTPSLERVQKGFENLEKHIENIKKFGINPLVAINAFASDSEAEINFVKEKCATLGVKAVLSEGWAKGGAGTTDLARALVEEVESGKNEFRALYDWNLSIEEKMDIIAREIYGADGVDLSKEAQVGLNRIKRLGMENLPVCMAKTQKSFSDNEKLLGRPTGFRVTVREFEFAAGAGFVIPILGKMMRMPGLPARPASEGMSIDDNGVISGLS comes from the coding sequence ATGGGAAAAAACATTGTGCCCAGCGATATCGATATCGCACAACAGGCCAAAATGCAACACATCAGAGACGTTGCCTCAAAACTGAATATTGATGAAGACGATCTTGAACTTTACGGAAAATATAAGGCAAAACTTCCCCTCTCGCTGATCGATGAGGCAAAAATTGCCAAGAGTAATCTCGTCCTCGTTACTGCCATTACACCTACCCCCGCCGGGGAAGGAAAAACTACTGTTTCCATCGGGCTTTCCGAAGGGATGAACAAAATCGGAAAACAAACTACGGTAGTATTGAGAGAACCTTCCCTGGGGCCTGTTTTTGGCATTAAGGGAGGAGCTGCAGGAGGCGGCTATTCACAGGTTGTGCCCATGGAAGATATCAACCTCCATTTTACCGGTGATTTTTCGGCCGTAGAAAAGGCCAATAACCTGCTTGCTGCCTTAATTGACAATAATATTCAAGGAACTACCAATAACCTGGGCATCGATCCAAGGACCATTGCCTGGAAAAGAGTGATGGACATGAATGACCGCTCCCTGAGAGATATCGTCATTGGTCTCGGAGGGACAGGAAATGGTATCCCTCGCCAGGACGGCTTCAACATTACCCCTGCTTCGGAGGTTATGGCAATCCTTTGTATGGCCAGGAATTTTCCGGACCTCAAAGAAAAACTGGGCAACATTTTTGTCGGGTTTACTTTTGATAAAAAACCCGTTTATGCCCGGGATCTCAAGGCGGAAAATGCTATGGCTATTTTGTTGAAAGATGCGGTCAAACCCAATCTGGTGCAAACCCTGGAGGGCAATCCTGCCATTATCCACGGCGGGCCTTTTGCAAATATTGCTCAGGGTACAAATACCATTATCGCTACTAAAACAGGCATGTCGTTGTCCGAATACGTAGTGACGGAAGCCGGATTTGGCGCTGACCTGGGCGCTGAAAAGTTCCTCGACATCAAATGCGTTTACGGCGGACTGAAACCCAAAGCAGTGGTACTCGTTGCTACCATACGCGCTCTGCGCCATCATGGAGGTTCTCCTAAGGAGGAATACAATACCCCAAGCCTGGAAAGGGTACAAAAAGGTTTTGAAAACCTGGAAAAACACATCGAGAACATCAAAAAGTTCGGCATCAACCCATTGGTCGCCATCAATGCCTTTGCCAGCGACAGTGAGGCAGAGATCAATTTTGTTAAAGAAAAATGCGCCACCCTTGGAGTCAAAGCTGTTCTAAGTGAAGGATGGGCCAAAGGAGGGGCAGGAACCACTGATTTGGCCAGGGCATTGGTGGAAGAGGTTGAATCAGGAAAAAATGAATTCAGGGCCCTGTACGACTGGAACCTTTCCATCGAAGAAAAAATGGATATCATTGCCAGGGAAATTTATGGTGCCGACGGGGTGGATCTCTCCAAGGAAGCCCAGGTTGGCCTCAACAGGATCAAGCGACTGGGCATGGAAAACCTTCCCGTATGTATGGCCAAAACACAGAAATCATTTTCGGATAATGAAAAGTTACTCGGCCGCCCAACAGGGTTTCGTGTGACGGTTCGCGAATTCGAGTTTGCCGCCGGCGCAGGATTTGTCATTCCCATACTTGGAAAGATGATGCGTATGCCAGGCTTGCCGGCCAGGCCTGCTTCGGAAGGGATGTCTATCGATGATAATGGCGTAATTTCGGGGTTGAGTTAG
- a CDS encoding sigma-70 family RNA polymerase sigma factor, producing MQTFENTFAQSPDLDLVNAFQCKKDSQAFTTLYNRYYPKVEQYCLKSLNDMQAAQDATQEVFIKVFERLSTLKNPELWVAWLFSVTRNVVLNIHKKNDRLRMENVDEFNLPAEDNSGIEALQEKEHKLAVLPKLLNTPDGRILKMKYVNGLSIEQMSNDMHLKESAVKMRLLRARHHIINMYENDYPNRA from the coding sequence ATGCAAACATTTGAAAACACCTTCGCACAAAGTCCCGACCTCGATTTGGTAAACGCATTTCAATGCAAAAAAGACTCCCAGGCATTTACTACCCTATATAACCGATATTACCCAAAAGTGGAGCAATACTGCCTGAAGTCCTTAAACGATATGCAAGCGGCACAGGATGCCACTCAGGAGGTTTTTATCAAAGTATTTGAAAGACTTTCAACGCTTAAAAATCCTGAACTTTGGGTTGCCTGGCTATTCAGTGTTACCAGAAATGTAGTGCTGAATATCCATAAAAAAAATGACCGCCTCCGGATGGAAAACGTGGATGAATTCAACTTGCCAGCTGAAGATAATTCAGGAATCGAAGCACTGCAAGAGAAAGAACACAAACTTGCTGTATTGCCCAAACTCCTGAACACACCGGATGGTCGTATTCTCAAAATGAAATACGTCAATGGCCTGTCTATCGAACAAATGAGTAACGATATGCACCTGAAAGAAAGCGCAGTAAAAATGCGTTTATTACGTGCACGTCATCACATCATCAATATGTATGAAAATGATTATCCCAACCGCGCCTGA
- the rplQ gene encoding 50S ribosomal protein L17, translating into MRHGKKFNHLGRKVGHRRALLRNLSIALITHKRINTTLAKAKALRQFIEPLLTKSKSNTTHSRRVVFSNLQNKEAIKELFDVIAEKIADRPGGYVRVLRTGFRRSDGAEMAMIELVDFNDVYSANQDSKAGGTSKRRRRGGSKKKATEAAAPAAVETAVEEVVEEAEEVVEDAVVEVDDVVEETTDEAEATEEETEEKE; encoded by the coding sequence ATGAGACACGGTAAGAAGTTCAACCACCTTGGTCGTAAAGTCGGCCATAGAAGAGCTTTGTTGCGTAACCTTTCCATTGCTTTGATTACGCACAAACGCATCAACACTACTTTGGCAAAAGCAAAAGCGCTGAGACAATTCATCGAGCCTTTGCTGACCAAATCTAAAAGCAATACCACACATTCACGAAGAGTGGTTTTTAGCAATCTGCAGAACAAAGAGGCAATCAAAGAATTGTTCGATGTGATCGCAGAAAAAATTGCTGACCGTCCGGGAGGATATGTTCGTGTTTTGCGTACTGGTTTCCGTAGAAGTGACGGTGCTGAAATGGCCATGATCGAATTGGTGGATTTCAACGATGTTTACTCAGCAAATCAGGATTCAAAAGCGGGCGGTACTTCTAAACGTCGTCGTCGTGGTGGAAGCAAGAAAAAAGCAACTGAAGCTGCAGCACCGGCTGCCGTTGAAACAGCGGTAGAGGAAGTTGTAGAAGAAGCCGAAGAAGTAGTGGAAGACGCAGTAGTGGAAGTGGATGACGTGGTGGAAGAAACCACTGATGAAGCTGAAGCCACTGAAGAAGAAACAGAAGAGAAAGAATAA
- the rpsM gene encoding 30S ribosomal protein S13 encodes MARIAGVDLPRNKRGVIGLTYIFGIGRSLSVQILERAGVDPNIKVQDWDDESVREITRLITNEYKVEGELRSEVQMNIKRLMDIGCYRGVRHRKGLPLRGQRTKTNARTRKGRKKTVANKKKVTK; translated from the coding sequence ATGGCTCGTATAGCAGGTGTTGATTTACCAAGAAATAAACGTGGTGTAATAGGTCTGACTTACATCTTTGGTATAGGAAGATCCCTCTCAGTCCAAATTCTTGAGAGAGCTGGGGTTGATCCTAACATCAAAGTCCAGGACTGGGATGACGAAAGTGTTCGCGAAATTACTCGTTTGATTACCAATGAGTATAAAGTGGAAGGGGAGTTGCGTTCAGAAGTCCAAATGAATATCAAACGATTGATGGACATTGGATGTTACAGAGGTGTGCGTCACCGTAAAGGATTACCTTTACGTGGTCAGCGTACCAAAACCAACGCTCGTACACGTAAAGGACGGAAAAAGACTGTTGCAAACAAAAAGAAGGTAACTAAATAA
- a CDS encoding response regulator: MEKKSDKLFKLGRQDWQLALVLVAILLMALFAHLTNLKTLREFDETNSEVMGVYDGTGHLQNLDRHLIELIHTQENFIKTSDEIFAIQAEESITSIEKEMIGVRRFFQNDRTNSHLEKLEDLVNRKITFNRQIISAYRNGGDGALDQFPNFVEGTELRDSILSLTDALRHFHRQYLMESVDKKSSMATKLRWVSFAGVAFVLLIAAFSLYYLFRTAKRRQELVNNLIEAKEKAEQAAFLKEQFIANMSHEIRTPLNAIIGFSNLLQRTELQPKQSEFVHSISTSSENLLSIINDVLDFSKIEAGALRLEKIPFDLHSLIHSIKNMFQYRANEKNLGFTTEIKADVPGNLIGDPTRLTQILVNLLGNAFKFTQQGEVILKISCKEKKSENVDIILTLEDTGIGIAKEKLAGIFERFQQASSDTTRKFGGAGLGLTITQQLVEAQHGSINVESEPDKGTTFTVILPFDINPEIRKNTLETNPKTKIQDKHISILLVEDNPMNKRVAELLLDEWDYEHDHAANGKIALEMLREKKYDLILMDIQMPEMDGYTASTAIRQELGLEVPIIATTAHAFAGEREKCIRYGMTDYISKPLREVELLELINRYVRPATGNDQSPASPVKFSESKGFDHQYLLDISKGKPEVLREMIALFKSQSNKELIHLSDALQASNFSEVAAIAHSMKSTVGYMGFGEMFGDLLNNMETEAKREVPNEKNLYAMLDDIRKSHTEAENFLQQIKMD; the protein is encoded by the coding sequence ATGGAAAAAAAGAGCGACAAGTTATTCAAACTGGGAAGACAGGACTGGCAACTGGCCCTCGTACTGGTGGCCATCCTGCTCATGGCTCTCTTTGCCCATCTGACGAACCTCAAAACATTACGTGAGTTCGATGAGACCAACAGTGAGGTAATGGGCGTATATGACGGCACAGGACACCTGCAAAACCTCGACCGACACCTTATCGAGCTTATCCACACGCAGGAAAATTTCATTAAAACAAGCGATGAGATATTCGCGATCCAGGCAGAGGAGTCCATCACTAGCATTGAAAAAGAAATGATCGGTGTTAGACGCTTTTTTCAAAATGATCGAACAAACAGCCATCTGGAAAAACTGGAAGATCTCGTCAATAGAAAAATTACTTTCAACCGGCAGATCATCAGCGCTTATCGCAATGGAGGAGATGGTGCTCTGGATCAGTTTCCAAATTTTGTTGAAGGTACTGAGCTGAGGGACAGCATCCTCTCCCTGACTGACGCGCTGAGACACTTCCATCGTCAGTATTTGATGGAATCCGTAGATAAAAAAAGCAGTATGGCCACTAAACTGAGGTGGGTCAGTTTTGCCGGTGTTGCCTTTGTATTGCTGATCGCTGCTTTTTCTCTCTACTACCTTTTCCGGACGGCCAAACGTCGACAGGAACTGGTCAACAACCTCATTGAAGCCAAGGAAAAGGCAGAACAGGCGGCTTTTTTAAAAGAGCAGTTCATCGCCAATATGAGCCATGAGATACGTACCCCGCTCAATGCAATTATAGGGTTTTCGAACCTGTTGCAACGTACGGAACTTCAACCTAAACAATCAGAATTTGTCCATAGTATCAGTACCAGCAGCGAAAACCTTTTGTCCATTATCAATGATGTCCTCGATTTTTCTAAAATCGAAGCAGGAGCCCTGCGCCTGGAAAAAATACCTTTCGACCTCCACAGCCTTATACACTCCATAAAAAATATGTTCCAGTACCGGGCAAACGAAAAAAATCTCGGGTTTACAACTGAAATAAAAGCAGACGTACCCGGTAACCTGATCGGCGACCCCACAAGGCTCACCCAGATCCTGGTTAATTTACTGGGCAATGCCTTCAAGTTTACCCAGCAGGGAGAAGTAATACTGAAGATCAGCTGCAAGGAAAAAAAATCTGAAAACGTAGATATTATTTTAACCCTTGAAGATACCGGTATCGGTATTGCCAAGGAGAAACTGGCGGGCATTTTTGAACGGTTCCAGCAAGCCTCGTCAGATACAACACGCAAATTCGGAGGAGCAGGACTCGGCCTGACCATCACCCAGCAACTGGTGGAAGCCCAGCATGGTTCCATCAACGTAGAAAGTGAACCAGACAAAGGAACGACCTTCACGGTAATCTTACCTTTTGATATTAATCCGGAGATCCGGAAAAACACCCTGGAAACCAATCCAAAAACGAAAATTCAGGATAAGCATATAAGTATCCTCCTGGTAGAGGACAACCCCATGAACAAAAGGGTTGCAGAACTCCTCCTCGATGAATGGGACTATGAGCATGACCATGCTGCAAACGGTAAAATAGCTCTTGAGATGCTTCGTGAAAAAAAATATGACCTGATCCTGATGGATATTCAAATGCCTGAAATGGACGGTTATACCGCCTCCACGGCTATCCGCCAGGAGTTGGGTCTTGAGGTGCCCATCATTGCCACTACAGCTCATGCATTTGCAGGAGAACGCGAAAAATGTATACGTTATGGAATGACAGATTATATTTCCAAACCACTCCGGGAAGTAGAACTGCTGGAACTGATCAATCGCTATGTCCGGCCCGCTACAGGGAACGACCAATCACCTGCCTCTCCTGTTAAGTTTAGCGAGTCAAAAGGGTTCGATCATCAATATCTCCTCGATATATCAAAAGGTAAACCCGAAGTGCTCCGGGAAATGATCGCTCTGTTCAAAAGCCAATCAAACAAAGAGCTTATACATTTATCGGATGCCCTCCAGGCCAGTAATTTCAGTGAAGTGGCAGCCATCGCACATAGTATGAAAAGTACCGTAGGTTATATGGGGTTCGGTGAAATGTTTGGCGACCTTTTGAACAACATGGAAACAGAAGCCAAAAGAGAGGTCCCCAATGAGAAAAATTTGTATGCCATGCTGGATGACATCAGGAAGTCTCACACCGAAGCCGAAAATTTTCTACAACAAATAAAAATGGATTGA
- a CDS encoding insulinase family protein, with translation MKLSKLLLLSMAAIFVMGWSSCNKDGGGNTSSANPDELKIDYEKYTLDNGLDVILHKDDSDPIVSVAIMFHVGSNREKPGRTGFAHFFEHMLFQNSENVGKGNFFKIIEEMGGDFNGGTWNDGTVYYEVVPKDALEQILWMESDRMGFMINTVTDAVFQNEKQIVKNEKRQRVDNQPYGHTGYVIGKALYPEGHPYNWQVIGSLEDLDAATLEDVKEFYQKWYGPNNATMVVAGDIDFEGAKKLVAKYFGEIPAKEEVQHPEPQPVTLANTIKLMHEDNFAQLPELRMVWPSVEEGNPDKFALNYLGELLSQGKRAPLYKEIVENQKLAPSVGAYNGDREISGEFTIRVRANSGVDLDAVQAAIFKAFGDFETNGIDDRDMERIKNTQETDFYNGISSLLGKSFQLVQYNEFHGDPGGLSKEIKNILAVTKEDVMRVYQKYIKDKNYLATSFVPRGMPELALEGSELAQVVEEPIVAGAEPLPLPEDNEAFEKTPSTFDRSIMPPLGETPVVKTPSIWNTKLSNGLEVYGIQNNELPLVEFSLRLKGGMLLDDPNKIGVANLMTDIMQEGTANKTPEELEDAIGQLGADISMSTSSEYISINASCLSRNYEAVLALMEEMLLEPRWDETEFARLKSSTITRIQQSNGQPDQIAARCFNKLIYGKDNILSNSTSGTIESVESITLDDLKNFYAANYSPSVSSFHLVGAVSKDRTLKALKSLEEKWPSKEVKFPELPEPKVLEKSAVYFVDIPDSKQSVIRVGGLAMKGGDDDYYAATVVNQRLGGGTSGRLFQQLREEKGYTYGAYSAITRRINNGAFVAYASVRSNVTKESAILFKDILQNYKEGFSEEDLEKTKSMLIKGSALSYETLNDKMGILENISTYGLSKDYPAKEQKVVMDMTLEKAKELIDKHLVSKNLIYMVIGDAKTQASGMKDVGFGDPIMLDKEGEVIETVAN, from the coding sequence ATGAAATTATCAAAATTATTGCTTTTGTCGATGGCCGCAATCTTCGTGATGGGGTGGTCTTCCTGTAATAAAGACGGAGGAGGTAATACTTCTTCCGCCAACCCGGATGAGTTGAAGATCGATTATGAAAAGTATACGCTGGACAATGGCCTGGATGTTATCTTGCATAAAGATGATTCTGACCCTATCGTTTCGGTGGCAATTATGTTCCATGTCGGATCTAACCGTGAAAAACCCGGACGGACGGGGTTCGCTCACTTCTTTGAACATATGTTGTTCCAGAATTCTGAAAATGTGGGGAAAGGAAACTTTTTCAAAATCATCGAGGAAATGGGAGGCGACTTTAACGGAGGAACCTGGAATGATGGCACCGTTTATTATGAAGTGGTACCCAAAGATGCACTGGAGCAGATTCTCTGGATGGAAAGTGACCGTATGGGATTCATGATCAATACCGTTACGGATGCCGTTTTCCAGAATGAAAAACAAATTGTAAAAAATGAGAAACGTCAGCGGGTGGATAACCAGCCTTATGGCCATACCGGTTATGTGATCGGTAAAGCCCTTTATCCTGAAGGCCATCCATACAACTGGCAGGTAATAGGAAGTCTCGAAGATCTTGATGCAGCAACCCTTGAGGATGTGAAAGAATTTTACCAAAAATGGTACGGCCCGAATAACGCAACTATGGTCGTAGCAGGAGATATTGATTTTGAGGGGGCTAAAAAACTTGTCGCAAAGTATTTTGGCGAAATTCCGGCGAAAGAAGAAGTGCAGCACCCTGAACCTCAACCCGTGACCCTGGCCAACACCATCAAATTGATGCATGAAGATAACTTTGCCCAGCTTCCTGAACTGCGTATGGTATGGCCTTCAGTTGAAGAGGGAAATCCTGATAAATTTGCACTCAATTATCTTGGCGAATTGCTTTCCCAGGGAAAACGTGCTCCTTTGTATAAGGAAATCGTGGAAAATCAAAAATTGGCTCCTTCCGTTGGCGCTTATAACGGCGATCGGGAGATTTCCGGAGAATTCACTATTCGGGTGCGGGCTAATTCAGGCGTCGACCTCGATGCCGTTCAGGCTGCAATCTTCAAGGCTTTTGGTGATTTTGAGACCAATGGCATCGATGACAGGGATATGGAGCGCATTAAGAACACCCAGGAAACCGATTTTTATAACGGCATTTCCAGCTTGTTGGGCAAATCATTCCAGTTGGTACAATACAATGAATTTCATGGTGATCCGGGAGGACTTTCCAAAGAAATCAAAAATATCCTCGCCGTAACCAAGGAGGATGTCATGCGTGTTTATCAAAAATATATAAAAGACAAAAATTACCTCGCAACGAGTTTTGTTCCCAGAGGTATGCCTGAACTGGCACTTGAAGGGTCTGAGCTGGCTCAGGTGGTCGAAGAACCTATCGTTGCCGGGGCAGAACCATTGCCACTACCGGAAGACAATGAAGCTTTTGAAAAGACTCCATCAACCTTTGATCGTAGTATAATGCCGCCATTGGGAGAAACTCCTGTGGTGAAAACACCTTCTATCTGGAACACTAAACTTTCCAATGGATTGGAGGTGTATGGTATTCAAAATAATGAATTGCCTCTTGTAGAATTCAGCCTCAGATTGAAAGGCGGAATGCTTTTGGATGACCCGAATAAAATAGGGGTGGCCAACCTTATGACAGATATCATGCAGGAAGGTACCGCCAACAAAACACCGGAAGAACTGGAAGATGCCATCGGACAACTCGGGGCCGATATTTCCATGTCCACCTCCTCTGAATACATTAGCATCAATGCTAGCTGCCTGAGTCGTAATTACGAAGCCGTATTGGCACTCATGGAAGAAATGTTGCTCGAACCACGATGGGATGAAACAGAATTTGCTCGCTTAAAATCAAGCACCATCACCCGCATTCAGCAGAGTAATGGACAACCGGACCAGATCGCAGCACGTTGTTTTAATAAGCTGATCTACGGAAAAGACAATATCTTATCCAATTCAACAAGCGGAACCATAGAATCAGTTGAATCCATTACCCTGGATGATCTTAAAAACTTCTATGCCGCGAATTACTCTCCTTCCGTATCCAGCTTCCACCTTGTGGGCGCTGTATCTAAGGACAGAACCCTCAAAGCACTGAAGTCTCTGGAGGAAAAATGGCCATCAAAAGAGGTGAAATTCCCTGAACTTCCTGAGCCTAAGGTATTGGAAAAATCTGCCGTTTATTTCGTGGATATTCCGGACTCCAAGCAATCCGTCATCAGGGTGGGAGGACTTGCCATGAAAGGAGGCGATGATGATTATTATGCAGCCACCGTGGTGAACCAACGTTTGGGCGGAGGTACTTCCGGCCGACTGTTTCAGCAGTTGCGTGAGGAAAAAGGATATACTTATGGTGCTTACTCCGCCATTACACGAAGAATTAATAATGGAGCATTTGTTGCCTATGCCAGCGTTCGTTCCAACGTAACCAAGGAATCAGCTATCCTTTTCAAAGATATTCTTCAGAATTATAAGGAAGGCTTTTCGGAAGAAGATCTCGAAAAAACAAAAAGTATGCTGATCAAAGGCAGCGCGCTCAGTTATGAGACTTTAAACGATAAAATGGGAATCCTGGAAAATATTTCCACCTATGGATTGTCAAAAGACTACCCGGCTAAGGAACAAAAGGTCGTAATGGATATGACGCTTGAAAAAGCAAAAGAACTCATTGACAAACACCTCGTTTCCAAAAACCTTATTTATATGGTGATTGGAGATGCAAAAACTCAGGCATCTGGGATGAAAGACGTGGGCTTCGGCGATCCTATCATGTTGGATAAAGAAGGAGAAGTCATTGAAACCGTAGCAAACTAG
- a CDS encoding DNA-directed RNA polymerase subunit alpha has protein sequence MSILNFQKPDKIVLQKSDDFEGLFEFKPLEPGFGQTIGNSLRRVLLSSLDGFAISAIRIAGVDHEFATIRGVVEDVVEIILNLKQIRLKQLIVDENVSAEKIYLTITGKEAFKAGDLEEFTNVFKVMNPDLLICTMEPFVNLEMELTITKGRGYVPASESLAKDAPIGVIPVDAIYTPIKNVSYRIENTRVGQRTDYEQLIFEIKTDGTIHPEDAIKEASRILIQHLMLITDENITFDDGSTREADIVDEHILHMRKLLKTSLEDLDLSVRAYNCLKAAKINTLAELVKYDTHELLKFRNFGKKSLVEIEELLQDKGLTFGMDLSKYKLDEE, from the coding sequence ATGAGTATTTTAAATTTCCAGAAGCCTGACAAGATTGTTTTACAGAAATCTGATGATTTTGAGGGGCTTTTTGAATTTAAACCTTTGGAACCAGGCTTTGGCCAAACCATTGGTAACTCTTTGAGGAGAGTTTTGCTTTCTTCATTAGATGGTTTTGCGATCTCTGCTATTCGTATCGCGGGTGTTGACCATGAATTCGCCACCATACGCGGAGTAGTTGAAGATGTTGTCGAGATCATCCTGAACCTAAAGCAGATCCGGTTGAAACAACTCATCGTTGATGAAAATGTTTCCGCGGAGAAAATTTACCTCACGATCACAGGTAAAGAGGCTTTTAAAGCCGGAGACCTGGAAGAATTCACCAATGTGTTCAAAGTCATGAACCCGGATCTTCTGATCTGTACCATGGAACCATTTGTGAATCTCGAAATGGAATTGACCATTACCAAAGGCAGAGGATACGTTCCGGCAAGTGAAAGCCTTGCTAAAGATGCTCCCATTGGTGTTATTCCTGTGGATGCCATCTACACCCCGATTAAAAACGTTTCCTACAGAATTGAAAACACTCGTGTAGGCCAGCGTACGGATTACGAGCAGCTTATCTTTGAGATCAAAACGGATGGAACGATTCATCCTGAAGATGCCATCAAAGAAGCTTCCCGCATCCTGATTCAACATCTTATGTTGATCACGGATGAGAATATTACTTTCGATGATGGCTCAACAAGAGAAGCTGATATTGTGGATGAGCATATCCTGCACATGCGCAAGCTGCTCAAAACTTCTTTGGAAGATCTCGACCTTTCCGTTCGGGCTTATAACTGCCTGAAAGCTGCCAAGATCAATACTTTGGCAGAGTTGGTTAAGTACGATACTCATGAGTTGCTCAAATTCAGAAATTTCGGTAAGAAATCTTTGGTGGAAATTGAAGAATTACTCCAGGATAAAGGCCTTACCTTCGGAATGGATTTGTCAAAATATAAATTGGACGAAGAATAA